Genomic segment of Portunus trituberculatus isolate SZX2019 unplaced genomic scaffold, ASM1759143v1 PGA_scaffold_475__1_contigs__length_85926, whole genome shotgun sequence:
AGCCTTGGTGCCCTCAGAGACGGCGTGCTTTGCCAGTTCGCCGGGCAGAAGGAGACGGACGGCAGTCTGGATCTcccggctggtgatggtggagcgcttgttgtagtgtgccaggcgggatgcctcggcagcgatgcgctcgaaaatgtcgttcacgaaagagttcatgattgacatagccttggaggacacgccagtgtcggggtggacctgcttgagcaccttgtagatgtagatggagtagctttccttcctcctccgcttcttcttcttgtcccctttggctatggccttctgagccttgccagccttcttggcagcctttcctgatgctttgggaggcatggtagtaacggcgtcgttcaacttgcgaagagttgtgttgtgttgcacccGACTTGAAGAGTGCCATATATGTAAGCAATCCTGCTCAGGATCGCGAGTCGCCGCGAGAGCCAGCCTCCCGGTTGGGCGTTACGTGTTACGCGCTGATCCgatcttccttttatatagaGGAAACGAGCCCGCCGAAGAACAGATAACGCACAACACACCGACTCGCTCCCGCAGCTGACGGAGTGTTACTtgctaataataccactactacttgttaatcccccactactaccactactcgcCATGTCCGGACgcggcaaaggaggaaaggtgaagggaaagtcaaAGTCCCGTTCCAGCCGTGCTGGACTCCAGTTCCCGGTCGGCAGGATTCATCGCCTCCTGAGGAAGGGCAACTACGCCGAGCGAGTGGGGGCTGGCGCCCCCGTGTACCTTGCAGCGGTCATGGAGTACCTGGCCGCCGAAGTCCTCGAGCTTGCCGGCAACGCCGCCCGCGACAACAAGAAGACTCGCATCATCCCACGTCACCTGCAGCTGGCCATCCGGAACGACGAGGAACTTAACAAGCTCCTCTCCGGGGTCACCATTGCACAGGGTGGCGTGCTGCCAAACATTCAGGCTGTGCTCCTTCCCAAGAAGACCGAGAAGAAGtaaatccctctcctcctcaatatcatcaccaacaaGTATATATATCCGGCTCCTCTTCGGAGCCACACATTGACACATCTAGAGAATTGAATAGACTATAGTGTtaacaatgatattaataataatgatggtatatattttttgataatgaatgatagaaatgcTAATGGTagaattttttctctttattttttgtaccgGCCTGCagcactgcaaaaaaaaaaaaaaaaaaaaaaaaacaccttgcgCTGAGCAAATTATGGGATTAGAGCCCGTGTGTCAATGAGGACCTTGCTTCCCGCACACGCCCCTCTGTCttgctctcttgcttccctcctggctggtaggtAGCTAGCGGGACAGGGATCAATTAACGCGgtcggtcactttgacctgtgatctcactcggcAGTCATCCAAGAGATGCGGATtaaacgttgtcaagtattgctgtgtttgcaaaaacaaacaaacaaacaatgcgaaatatgttcaaagataaacaagaagcttactccaacttgcctttttttttttttttctttttcattttcttttagagcatcacaatgtataatACAACACCGTTCAATTaccaagtattaagtacctacctgacttaaggtgcgtattggtgcgtgcaagtgtcccccctctcttgcttccctcctggctggtaggtggtaggtagggacagggagggagggagtgagtgagtgacccatggattaacgctttcactttgacctgtgatctcactcggcGGTCATCCCCGAGAAGGGAGGGCGGATCAAACGatgtcaagtattgctgtgtttgtttgcaaaaacaatgcaaaatatatttaaagataaacagaaactctctccaactttttttttttttttttttttttaaggtgcgTTAAGGTGCGTATTGTGTGACAGCGCTGCAGGCGGAAAGGAACCGgcaggaacaaagaaaaacctAAAAGATATCCGTACAAGTAAGCGGTCAgaccatagtggataaggtggtggacgtgggatcgggcagacagacagacgttcacgcgtcggctcgaaagaatcacaccacacaccgttttGAAGGTATGTCAGTCGGCGAGGGGGATTTAATGAAAGGTACCTACATGTACCCAGGTTCTATCTAGGGGGCTACACCTGTTACGGcctgcccgtaacatacattactacc
This window contains:
- the LOC123500716 gene encoding histone H2A, translating into MSGRGKGGKVKGKSKSRSSRAGLQFPVGRIHRLLRKGNYAERVGAGAPVYLAAVMEYLAAEVLELAGNAARDNKKTRIIPRHLQLAIRNDEELNKLLSGVTIAQGGVLPNIQAVLLPKKTEKK
- the LOC123500730 gene encoding histone H2B, whose amino-acid sequence is MPPKASGKAAKKAGKAQKAIAKGDKKKKRRRKESYSIYIYKVLKQVHPDTGVSSKAMSIMNSFVNDIFERIAAEASRLAHYNKRSTITSREIQTAVRLLLPGELAKHAVSEGTKAVTKYTSSK